A stretch of DNA from Pseudodesulfovibrio sp. JC047:
GTCGTTTTAGTTTTCAAATTGGTTTAAATCTGACGTGATACGAAATTCGTAAGTAAATTGTCTTTGTTTTCATAACGCGTTAAAGGAAATATGTTTTTTGAATCGAATGTGTGACAGCAATTCGACGGTGTCCCCGAGGCGGTTCGGCCGGAAGATTTTTTGGCGTAGTCATCTATAAACACGGAGGTGTGATTCGTGTCTGGAATACAACTGAGGGTTTGGGGTGAATATGCGTGTTTCACGCGCCCCGAAATGAAAGTGGAGCGCGTCAGCTATGATGTCATGACGCCCTCGGCGGCCCGGGGCATCCTGGAGGCGATCTATTGGAAACCCGCGATTCGGTGGGTCATTGATCGAATTCATGTCATGAAGCCGGTTCGGTTTGACAACATTCGTCGAAACGAAGTGTCTACCGTGGTGCCGCTCAGTGGGAAAGCTGGCGTGAATGCGGCCATGAAAGGCGGGACCAATCCGGTTCGCCTGTTCGTGGAAGAGTGTCGCCAGCAACGGGCGGCCATGGTGCTGCGGGATGTCGAGTACGTCATCGAGGCGCATTTCGAATACACGTCTGCCGAGGACCGCAATGACGGCAAGCATTTGGACATGTTCAATCGGCGGGCCAAAAAAGGACAGTGCTTTCATCGGCCATATCTTGGCTGTCGGGAGTTTGCCGCGTTTTTCGAGCCTGTCTCGGGTGCGATCCCCGTATCGCCATTGGCTCGGGATACCGCGCGCGATCTTGGCTGGATGCTGTATGACATCAACTATGCGGCGGATATGACACCATTCTTTTTCCGCCCGACGTTGGAAAACGGCATTGTCGATTGTCGGAAAGGCGGGGTGACCGCATGATCCTGTACGCATTGTCTCAATACTATCAACGATTGTTGGACGACTCGGAAGCCACTGTCTCGGACTATGGCTTTGGCCGGCAGGGCGTGCATTTCTGCCTGTCCATTTCGCCGGAAGGCGACTTGATGGGCCGTCCTCTAGATTTGCGTGATGAAAAGGGGCGGGCAAAGAAA
This window harbors:
- the cas5c gene encoding type I-C CRISPR-associated protein Cas5c — encoded protein: MSGIQLRVWGEYACFTRPEMKVERVSYDVMTPSAARGILEAIYWKPAIRWVIDRIHVMKPVRFDNIRRNEVSTVVPLSGKAGVNAAMKGGTNPVRLFVEECRQQRAAMVLRDVEYVIEAHFEYTSAEDRNDGKHLDMFNRRAKKGQCFHRPYLGCREFAAFFEPVSGAIPVSPLARDTARDLGWMLYDINYAADMTPFFFRPTLENGIVDCRKGGVTA